A window of Methylomonas sp. 11b genomic DNA:
ATTGGGTGGCGTCTTCCACGGTCATTTCCAGTACTTCGTGGATGGTCTTGCCTTTGTAGCGGATTTCCAAAGTCTCCCGGTTATAGCGCTTGCCGTGGCAGATGTCGCACGGTACGAAGATGTCCGGCAGAAAGTGCATTTCCACCTTGATCACGCCATCGCCGGCGCAGGCTTCGCAGCGGCCACCTTTGACGTTGAAACTGAAGCGGCCCGGCGTGTAGCCACGGGAGCGGGCTTCCGGCGTCGCGGCAAACAACTCGCGCACCGGCGTGAAAATGCCGGTGTAGGTGGCCGGGTTAGAGCGTGGGGTGCGACCGATGGGGCTTTGGTCGATGTCCACCACTTTGTCGAATTGTTCCAGACCTTCAATGGCTTCGCACGGCGCCGGGATGCAGCTGGCGCCGTTAATCAGTCGGGCGGCGTGGCTGTATAAAGTGTCATTGATCAACGTCGATTTGCCGGAGCCGGATACCCCCGTCACACAGGTCATCAAGCCCACCGGGAAGCTGACGTCGACGTTTTGCAGGTTATTGCCGCTGGCTTTGCGAATGGTGACTTGTTTGCTCGGGTCGCGCGGCGTGGTTTTTTTGGGGATATCAATGCTCAAGCCGCCGGACAGATATTGGCCGGTCAAGGAGTTGGGGTCTGCGAGAATATGCGCGGGCGTACCTTGCGAAACAATTTGCCCGCCATGCACGCCGGCACCGGGGCCGATGTCCACCACGTGATCGGCGGCGCGGATCGCGTCTTCGTCGTGCTCGACCACGATCACCGTATTGCCCAAATCGCGCAATCGATACAGCGTGTTTAACAAACGTTCGTTATCGCGTTGGTGCAAACCTATCGACGGCTCGTCCAGCACGTACATGACACCCACCAGGCCGGCGCCGATTTGGCTGGCCAAGCGGATGCGTTGCGCTTCGCCGCCGGATAAAGTGTCGGCGCTGCGGTCCAGGGTCAGATAATCCAAACCCACATTCACCAAAAACTCCAGGCGTTCCTGAATTTCCTTATTAATCTTTGCGGCGATTTCGCCACGGTGGCCGGGAATATTCAGCTGCTGGAAAAAGCCCAGTGTCTGTTTGATCGGCAAACGGGTGACGTGATGTAAAGGTTGTTCATCGACAAACACATTGCGCGCACCTAGATTCAAACGCGCGCCATCGCACACCGAGCAGGTCTGTTGTGCCAGATATTTGGATAATTCGTCACGGACCATTTGCGAGTCGCTTTCATGGTAGCGGCGCTGCATATTCGGAATAATGCCTTCGAAGGCATGCCGGCTGGCTTTGGGTTTGCCGTTACCCATCTGGAAGGTAAAACTAATTTTCTCTTCGCCGCTGCCGTACAGAATAGCGGCCTGAATGTCCTTGGAGATATGCGAAAACGGCGCTTCCGGGTCGAAATCGTAATGCGCGGCCAGTGCGCAAATAATCTGGTAGTAGTAAGCATTACGCCGGTCCCAACCGCGCACCGCGCCACCGGCCAGGCTGATTTCCGGATTATGCACCACCAACTGCGGATCGAAATGCTGCCGCACGCCCAGGCCGTCGCAGCTAGGACAGGCGCCTTTCGGGTTATTAAAGGAGAAGATGCGCGGTTCCAGTTCGCTGAGGCTATAGCCGCAATGTGGGCAGGCGTAACGCTCGGAGAACAATAGTTGTTGATCGCTTTCCATTGAAGCGGCAATTGCCAAGCCCTCAGACAGGCGCAGCGCGGTTTCGAAGGATTCCGCCAAGCGTAAGGCAATGTCGTCGCGGATTTTGAAGCGGTCGACGATCACTTCGATGGTGTGTTTTTTCTTTAAATCTAGGGCAGGGGGCTCGTCCAACTCGTAAACTTCGCCGTCGATGCGGGCGCGCAAAAAACCTTGGGCTTTCAGGTCTTCCAATAGCAGTACGTGCTCGCCCTTGCGGTCATTGATCACCGGCGCCAGCAACATCCAGCGCTCGCCTTCCGGCTGCGCCAACACTTGATCGACCATCTGGCTGACGGTCTGCGCTTCCAGGGATACGCCGTGCTCCGGACAACGCGGAATGCCGACCCGCGCGTACAACAAACGCAGATAATCGTAAATCTCGGTAATCGTTCCAACCGTTGAACGTGGATTGTGCGAGGTGGATTTTTGCTCGATGGAAATCGCCGGTGACAAGCCTTCGATATGATCGACATCCGGTTTCTCCATCATCGATAAAAACTGGCGGGCATAAGCCGACAGCGATTCGACGTAGCGGCGCTGGCCTTCCGCATAAATGGTGTCGAAAGCCAATGACGACTTGCCGGAACCGGACAGGCCGGTGATAACGATCAACTTGTCGCGCGGCAAGTCCAGATCGATGTTTTTTAGATTATGAGTGCGGGCGCCGCGTATGCTGATGGTGTCCACTGCTGTGCATTCCTAGAGTTTTTGACAACGGGATACTATACGGGGAATGGTTCGCCTCGAGCAAAGCGGATTTGCTGCTCGTCGATTTATCTAGTCGCTAAACATAGATGCCGATGGGGGCAGCAATCAACTCAGCATCCTGTTGTTTTAGAAGTGCCACAAAGGATTCTGCCGTTAAGGGTTTGCTGAAATGGTAGCCTTGTAACTCGTCGCAGCCCATGTCCTGCAAAGATTGCTGCTGATACGCCGTTTCCACGCCTTCGGCGACCACTTTTATGTTCAAACCATGGCCAAGAGCGATAATGGCCTTGAGAATGGCAACATTCGTCGGCTCTGTTTCCAGATTGCCGACAAATACTTTGTCGATTTTTAGCCGATCAACCGGAAAATCTTTCAGATAGGCCATGCTGGAATAGCCGGTGCCAAAATCGTCTATGGCGAGTTTAACGCCCAAGGCTTTCAGATCGTGCAGGGTTTGAATGAAATGTCGCGTGTCATGGACCAGGCTGCTTTCGGTAATTTCCAATTCCAGGTACTGGGGATCGATGCCGGTTATTTGCAATACCGATTTTACGGTATAGACCAAATCGAGTTGCCGGAACTGTCTGGGGGAGACGTTGACAGCGACGGGAAACTTGCAGCCGGTGCGTTGCTGGAATTCACAGGCTTTTCGGCAAGCATTGATCAAAACCCAGCGGCCGATTTCTTCAATTTGCCCGGTTTCTTCGGCCACTGGAATAAAACTCATTGGGGAAATTAGCGGTTCGCCCGGCGGTTGCCAGCGGATCAGGGCTTCGGTGCCGCAGATAGCGCCGGTGGCAAAATCCACCTTAGGTTGAAAGTGCAATAAAAACTCTTCGTTTTCGATGGCGTGGCGCAGGCGGTACTCGATCTTGATTCGGGTGGTTAAGGCTTGATTCAACTCCGGGGTGAAAAACTGAAAATTATTGCGACCTAATTGCTTGGCCTTGTACATCGCGGAGTCGGCATGTTTGAGTAAGGTATTGGGGTCGTGCCCGTCGTCCGGATAAATGCCAATGCCGATGCTGCAAGAGACGACAAAATCGCGACCATCGATCATACACGGTGTTACCACCGCGGCGAGGATGCGTTGCATGGTGTGGGTAAGATCTTCTATTTTTTGCACGTTAGTGAGCAACAGTACAAATTCGTCACCGCCCAGCCGCACAACCGTATCCGATTCACGCAGGCACGCGCCCAAACGCTCGGCCATGGTCACCAGCAGCTGATCACCCACATGGTGGCCCATGCTGTCATTGATCAGTTTGAATTGATCGAGATCGACAAAGGCCACCGCTAATTTGTTGGCATAGCGGTCGCAAAAATGCATGCACTGTTGCAGCCGATCGGCCAGCATAGTGCGATTAGGTAGCCCGGTGAGGGTGTCGTGCGTGGCTTGATATTCGATCTGCTGCTCGTATTGTTTGCGCTCGGAAATATCCTCGACGGTGCCCTCATAAAATAGCAAATTGCCGTTTAAGTCTCGCACTTCATGAGCGTTTTCGGTGATCCAGATAATGTCGCCGTTCTTCCGGTAAACCTGGGCTTCAAAATTCAGCACCCGACCATCACACTGCATCATGGCGATATATTCTGCGCGCTTGCCCGGCTCTACGTAGATTTGGGTTTGAATGTCGCTGATGGCGCGCATCAGATCGTCGGTGGAGTCGTAGCCGTAAATGCGGGCTAAGGCCGGATTGAAATTTAAGTATTGGCCGGCCGGTGTGGTTTGATAAATCCCTTCGATGGCATTTTCGAAAATGGAGCGGTAGCGCTCCTCAGCTTCACGTGCCAGTTGCTCGCTTTGCTTGTGCGCGGTAATGTCTTGGATAAAACCTTCCAAGGCCTCCAATTCACCTTGTTCGTTAAACAGGGCGACGCCACTTTCCCTGACCCAACGAATGCTGCCATTGGCGTGGGTGATGCGGTAGTCCAACTCGAATTGTTCGCCGCTAAGCGCCGCGGCGTTGATGTGTTCGCGAATCCAAATCCTATCGTCTTCTAGGGTTAGTTCTTCGTATGTGATACGGCGGTTAAACAATAAGTCGTCTGCGCTATAGCCAGTGAGCGCTTGGCAACCTTCACTGACAAAAACCATTGTCCAATGTTGGTCTACCAGACAGCAGTAAACCATACCTTTCAAGTTGCTCATCAAGGTACTTAACATGCGTTCTCTATCCTGCAATAACTTCTGCAGGCTAGAACTGAAAACCTGGGAGATATCGGAATAAGGCATAGGCCTCAGGATAGATGAAGTAGGGTCTGGTGCTAGTCGCATGGTATCTACAAGCAGTAATTGTGCCGGCTGACGGCGGGTAGGCGTTGAATGGCATGCAAAGACGGTTAGCCAGCGAGCTGAGTTTAAAAATGGCGTTTTTGACGTATTCCCTGGACGTTAATCTTGTTTATTAGCTTTAAATTATGTTCATGAGTCGAAATGACGTCAGAGGTTCGCATACTTTGGCCAAAACGGCCTTGGCGAGTGATTAGTAGGGTTGGTAGGTGTTGTAGCCATATTTGAAAGAACACTCTCAAACTTGGTGCGCGATGCACTGAATTGGCGCGAGTTGGTCTTGAGATACGAATCGGCGCGTATGTTGTTTAGAGGATAGGGTGTTGGCGTATTTGATTTGATAGCTGCCGGTTTAGGGGTAAATCCGCCGCTGGCTGCGGTCATGAATTCCGAGGATTTGAATAAACTGGTACTATAGCCAACTTTAAAGATTCGACGCAAAAGGGGAGTTTGGGTTTGACACAGGTTCAGGATATTACCAGTCCGATGACGGCCATGGAGAAGCGGGCTACCGTATCGCTGGCCAGTATCTATGCTCTCAGAATGCTGGGTTTGTTCATGCTGCTGCCGGTGTTGTCGTTGTTCACCGAACAAATGCCCGGATCAACACCCAAATTGGTCGGTTTGACCATGGGTATTTACGGCCTGACGCAAGCCATCCTGCAAATTCCGTTCGGTTTGCTGTCCGACCGTTTCAGCCGTAAGACGGTGATTGTGATCGGACTGATTCTGTTCGTGGCGGGTAGCATTTGGGCCGCGCTGGCTACCGATATTTATGGCGTTTTGATCGGGCGAGCCTTGCAGGGTTGCGGGGCGATTTCCGCTGCCGTAATGGCTTTGCTGGCCGACTTGACTCAAGAAGTACACCGCACCAAAGCCATGGCGACGATAGGTGCCAGCATTGGTGTTTCCTTTAGCGTGGCGATTACGATGGGTCCGATTATTGCCCATCATTTTGGTATTGCCGGTATTTTCTGGATGATTGCCGTACTGGCGGCGCTGGCAATTTTGGTGATTCTGTTCGTCGTGCCTAACCCCGAAAAAATTACCACGCACCGCGATGCCGAATACATCCCTTCTGAACTGGGTTCGGTCATCAAAAATGCCGATTTGCTGCGCCTGAACTATGGCATTTTTGCGCTGCATTTGATTCTGATGGCTAGTTTCGTCGTGGTGCCGCTACTGATGCGGGATGCGGGTCTGCAAGGCGGCAGCCACTGGATGGTGTATCTGCCGGTGTTGGTGACGTCGATGGCGATGATTATCCCTTTCGTGATCATCGCCGAGAAAAAACGGCAGATGAAAAAAGTATTTATCGGCGCTATTACCACCTTGGTGTTAGCTAACATTGGCTTTGTGTTATTTCACGGCGAGTTGATCGGCTTGATTGCCTGCTTGTGGGTTTTCTTCTGCGGTTTTAATCTGTTGGAAGCGACCTTGCCCTCACTGATTTCCAAAACCGCGCCCGGCGATCTCAAAGGTACGGCCATGGGCATCTATTCCAGCGCCCAATTCCTAGGCGCGTTTTTGGGCGGTGGCGCCGGCGGCTGGTTGTACGGTGAATTCGGTGCCGCGGCGGTGTTTATGTTTTCGGCGGGCATCGCCGCCAGTTGGATAGTGATCGCGCTGTTCATGTCGCCCCCGCGCTAT
This region includes:
- the uvrA gene encoding excinuclease ABC subunit UvrA encodes the protein MDTISIRGARTHNLKNIDLDLPRDKLIVITGLSGSGKSSLAFDTIYAEGQRRYVESLSAYARQFLSMMEKPDVDHIEGLSPAISIEQKSTSHNPRSTVGTITEIYDYLRLLYARVGIPRCPEHGVSLEAQTVSQMVDQVLAQPEGERWMLLAPVINDRKGEHVLLLEDLKAQGFLRARIDGEVYELDEPPALDLKKKHTIEVIVDRFKIRDDIALRLAESFETALRLSEGLAIAASMESDQQLLFSERYACPHCGYSLSELEPRIFSFNNPKGACPSCDGLGVRQHFDPQLVVHNPEISLAGGAVRGWDRRNAYYYQIICALAAHYDFDPEAPFSHISKDIQAAILYGSGEEKISFTFQMGNGKPKASRHAFEGIIPNMQRRYHESDSQMVRDELSKYLAQQTCSVCDGARLNLGARNVFVDEQPLHHVTRLPIKQTLGFFQQLNIPGHRGEIAAKINKEIQERLEFLVNVGLDYLTLDRSADTLSGGEAQRIRLASQIGAGLVGVMYVLDEPSIGLHQRDNERLLNTLYRLRDLGNTVIVVEHDEDAIRAADHVVDIGPGAGVHGGQIVSQGTPAHILADPNSLTGQYLSGGLSIDIPKKTTPRDPSKQVTIRKASGNNLQNVDVSFPVGLMTCVTGVSGSGKSTLINDTLYSHAARLINGASCIPAPCEAIEGLEQFDKVVDIDQSPIGRTPRSNPATYTGIFTPVRELFAATPEARSRGYTPGRFSFNVKGGRCEACAGDGVIKVEMHFLPDIFVPCDICHGKRYNRETLEIRYKGKTIHEVLEMTVEDATQFFSAIPSLARKLQTLIDVGLSYITLGQNAVTLSGGEAQRVKLAKELSKRDTGTTLYILDEPTTGLHFHDIKQLLTVLHTLRDHGNTVIIIEHNLDVIKTADWIVDMGPEGGSGGGMLVAEGTPKQIAKHKKSHTGTYLQRFFS
- a CDS encoding putative bifunctional diguanylate cyclase/phosphodiesterase; this encodes MLSTLMSNLKGMVYCCLVDQHWTMVFVSEGCQALTGYSADDLLFNRRITYEELTLEDDRIWIREHINAAALSGEQFELDYRITHANGSIRWVRESGVALFNEQGELEALEGFIQDITAHKQSEQLAREAEERYRSIFENAIEGIYQTTPAGQYLNFNPALARIYGYDSTDDLMRAISDIQTQIYVEPGKRAEYIAMMQCDGRVLNFEAQVYRKNGDIIWITENAHEVRDLNGNLLFYEGTVEDISERKQYEQQIEYQATHDTLTGLPNRTMLADRLQQCMHFCDRYANKLAVAFVDLDQFKLINDSMGHHVGDQLLVTMAERLGACLRESDTVVRLGGDEFVLLLTNVQKIEDLTHTMQRILAAVVTPCMIDGRDFVVSCSIGIGIYPDDGHDPNTLLKHADSAMYKAKQLGRNNFQFFTPELNQALTTRIKIEYRLRHAIENEEFLLHFQPKVDFATGAICGTEALIRWQPPGEPLISPMSFIPVAEETGQIEEIGRWVLINACRKACEFQQRTGCKFPVAVNVSPRQFRQLDLVYTVKSVLQITGIDPQYLELEITESSLVHDTRHFIQTLHDLKALGVKLAIDDFGTGYSSMAYLKDFPVDRLKIDKVFVGNLETEPTNVAILKAIIALGHGLNIKVVAEGVETAYQQQSLQDMGCDELQGYHFSKPLTAESFVALLKQQDAELIAAPIGIYV
- a CDS encoding MFS transporter: MTQVQDITSPMTAMEKRATVSLASIYALRMLGLFMLLPVLSLFTEQMPGSTPKLVGLTMGIYGLTQAILQIPFGLLSDRFSRKTVIVIGLILFVAGSIWAALATDIYGVLIGRALQGCGAISAAVMALLADLTQEVHRTKAMATIGASIGVSFSVAITMGPIIAHHFGIAGIFWMIAVLAALAILVILFVVPNPEKITTHRDAEYIPSELGSVIKNADLLRLNYGIFALHLILMASFVVVPLLMRDAGLQGGSHWMVYLPVLVTSMAMIIPFVIIAEKKRQMKKVFIGAITTLVLANIGFVLFHGELIGLIACLWVFFCGFNLLEATLPSLISKTAPGDLKGTAMGIYSSAQFLGAFLGGGAGGWLYGEFGAAAVFMFSAGIAASWIVIALFMSPPRYWANLLLSLQAVKPERGEEFSKQLLAINGIEEVRLHFEENAAYLKVDNQQLDKNQLGIFLKQWQ